GTCGCTGTGCTGAGATTGTAATCTGGAACTCTCCATGGGAGCGATATCCTGGGCGGAGACAGTCTCTCCGCCCAGGTACATTAGCGCCAATATGGATATGACTGTATTTGCAGTTTTGAATGATTGTAACATGTCACTTTACGATAACGAACTCAGCACGACGATTTTTCGACCATGCCGTTTCGTCACTTCCTTGCATTGCAGGCTTTTCTTTGCCAAAGCTTACTGTAGAGATTCTGTCCTGTTTAACCCCCAGTGTAATCAGATACGTTGCAACAGCTTTTGCCCGACGGTCGCCCAGGGCCAGGTTATATTCATCCGACCCTCTCTCATCGCAGTGCCCTTCTATTTTGATTTTTGAGTCAACAAGATCCTTCATCAGCGCCTGTGCATTTTTTGTAAGCATATCGCGGCTGTCTTGTCTCAAGTCCGAACGGTCAAAATCGAAATACACAGTCTGCAGTGATACGGCGGCTGACGCTTTAGCTGTACTGTTCTGAAGTTGGTCTGTCGGCTTTGCAGGCTCTGACTTTGGAGCAGCCGGCAGCGGTTGCTGCGCTGTCTGTTGCTGTAAAGTCTGTTGTTGAGCCATCGGCTCATCTTTTTTGACAACGTCTTCTTTGGCACAGCCGGATACAATGATTACATTTATGGCAAGGATTACTGCAAAACTACGGGTAACATTTTTCATTTGGTTACACTCCTCTGGTTGCTTTTGGTTGCGTTGCCATAAGTGGCTAATGATATGATTTTTCTGCAATACTGACGATATGGTGACACGGCAAAAGCGTTAGTGAGTAAAGGCTAAGACATATGGATACATTTAGAGTACTGCTCGGCTGAACAGTATCTTTCCTGCTCCTGATGACGGGTTTGCCTCACTTGCTGCTTTACATGAACTCGCAATGTCATGCGCTGTGGCGCTGGGACACTAGAACATACCGAACAGTAATGCTGGTGCATGCCGGGCACTTCGCATTAATGGTCAGATCGGTCTGATCCGTCTATGCTTGGAATGTTTGGGTAGGTGATGCCCGGGAGGGCAGTAAAGCTTCTAAAGAAGGGGAGTTGACATACGTAGCTTTGTGAGACGGGAGGCTGCAACTGCCGGGTTCACAGGCAGCACTCAGAGGTTTTGGTGTATGTGTCCAGGGTACATCGGGCTGTTTAGGTGAAACAACCGTGGCTGTTTTAAGATGCTTGAGCGCCTGGGTGGGGGACTCAATGAGGGCTTTTCGTGCAGGCCGGGGCAGTGAGCTTTTCTTGATCTTGGGGGGACGTGCACCTAAAAGTGCAAGCGATATGAATAGAATGACAGCAAAAAACAGCGCCCAGTTTCTACTGACACTCATTAAATAGGGTTTGTTTAACTCATACTTCCCATACATGTACAGATTGATACAGGATGTTTTGAAAAAATGCAAGGTTGCGGTGGTTGTTTAAAAGTCCCAGTAGTGCAATCGGGTCGGCCGGCAGCAGCATCAGGTCGCAGCACCAGGAAGCTCCGGAAGGCGCCTCGCGGATGGTCCCCCGGTGGTTAACCTCATTGGTCCTCAGGCCAGATAGTCTTTGAACTGTATAAAGCTGATAGTTAAGCTGGCTTTTGTTCAGCACAATCGTCTGAGCATGGTCAAAGCCGGCAGAATTATGCCGACCTTCTGCGCAGCCATTTGTCCAGCTCCACCACCACCAGTACCGAGGCAGCCACGGCCAGCACCCGTACCCATTCAGTTGCCGTCAGCGGCACGGTGCGGAAGACCCACTGCAGGGGTGGGGCATAGATAAAAGCCAACTGAGCCAGAACGGCGGCAATCATACTGTAGAACAGGAACGGGTTGCCCAGCGGGTTGATCCGAAAGATGGAGTCGTATTCCGAACGGCTGTTCCAGGCCTGGAAAAACTGGAAAAAAACCATGGTGGTCACCGCCACGGTCCGGGCATTTTCCAGAGTATTGCCCTCCTGCAGGGCAGTGGTGTAGTTCCAGGCTACGCCTAGGGCGATTACCATTCCCACCAGCACGGTACGCTGGATCAGCAGGCGGGACATGATCCCTTCAAGGGGATTGCGGGGAGGCCGTTTGAGTATCCCCTTTTCTCCCGGCTCAAAGGCCATGGCCACATCCTGCAAACCGTTGGTGACCAGGTTGATCCAGAGTAACTGGGCCGGCAGATAGGGAATCGGCATCCCCATAATCATGGTGATTATGATCGAGATGATTGAGGCGATGCCGGTGGGCAGCAGGAAGAAGGTCACCTTGCGCAGGTTGTCAAAGACGATCCTCCCTTCCCGAACCGCACTGAAGATACTGGCAAAGTTGTCATCGGTCAGCACCATGTCCGAGGCCTCTTTAGCCACGTCGGTGCCGGTGATCCCCATGGCCACCCCAATATGGGCCGCTTTCAAGGCCGGAGCGTCGTTGACGCCGTCACCGGTCATGGCTACCACCTGACCATGACGGATCAGCTGACGGGTGATCCGCAGCTTGTGGTCCGGCGCGACCCGGGCAAAGACCGAGACCGAGCGGACCTTTTCAAACAGCGCGTCGTCGTCCATCGCCTCCAGTTCGCGGCCGGTCAGCACGGCATCATCCTGCTCAATGATCCCCAGTTGGCGTCCAATGGCCTGAGCGGTCACGGCATGGTCACCGGTGATCATCACCACCCGGATACCGGCTTTTTTACAGCCTTCAATGGCCTCGATCGCCTCGGGCCGGGGTGGGTCGATCATCCCCTGCAGCCCGGCAAAGGTCAGGCCCGATGCCGTATCATGATGACCCAGCGCATCCTGGTCCGGGGCCGCTTCTTTCCAGGCAAAGGCCAGTACCCGCATCCCCTGGGCGGCAAACGCCGTGGCAACGCGGGTGATTTCTGCCAGCTGCTGCGGGGAGGTCGCACACATCTCCAGCACCTGTTCCGGTGCCCCTTTCAACAGTATCAATCGCTGTTCCCCGGCCTGATGCAGCGTAGCCATGTAGCCCCGCTCAGATTCAAACGGGATCATGGCCAGCTGCCCGTACTGTTCCTTTTCCAGTTCAGGTTGCAGTCCGGCCTTCATGGCCGCCGTTATTAAAGCCCCTTCGGTGGGGTCACCATCCACTTTGTAGCGTCCCTCCTCCTCGTAGACATCCGATTCATTGCAGAGCAGACCGATCCGCTGCAACAGGGCCAGCTCAGGAATGCTTGCCGCAGTGACCGCAGTGCCGTTAAGCAGCACCTGGCCTTCAGGCTCGTAACCGGTACCGCTTATCTGATACTGCTGCCGGCCATCGTAGAGATTGGTGACGGTCATTTCGTTGCGGGTCAGGGTACCGGTCTTGTCGGAGCAGATTACGGTAGTGCTGCCCAGGGTCTCCACAGCCGGCAGCTTGCGGATGATGGCGTTGTGCTTGGCCATCCGGGCCACCCCGACGGCCATGGCAATGGTGACCACGATCGGCAGCCCCTCCGGGATGGTGGCAACCGCTGCTGCCACTGCCACCATGAACATGGTTTTGACGGTCTCCCCCAGCAACAGGCCGATCATAAACAGCAAACCTGCCGCCCCCAGCACCAAAAGCCCGATGGTGTGGGCAAACTGTTCGATCTTGTGCTGGATCGGCGCCTTAAGCTGACCGATACTCCGTACTTCACCGGCAATGGTCCCCAGGATAGTCCGGGCCCCGGTTGCCACCACTACTCCGCGGGCACGGCCATTGACCACGGCAGTACCCATAAAGGCCATATTGGTCTGATCAGCCGGGGGCAGGCCTGTTTCGGCCAGTACTGCGGTTGTTTTATCAGCCGGTAGCGACTCGCCGGTCAGCATTGCCTCGTCGATCCGCAGCTCAATATCATGCAACAGCCGGAGATCAGCCGGGACCCGACTGCCGGAGGCCAGCAGTACAATATCCCCCGGTACCAGGTCAGTACCGGGGATCTCCTGCTCATGACCGTCGCGGATCACACGGGCTTTGGCCACCAGCAGGTTTTTCAGGGCGCGCACACTCTCCTCGGCCTTGAACTCCTGTAAGTAGCCGATCACGGCGTTCAGCAGCACCACTGCCAAGATCACGCCACTGTCGATGTACTCCTTTAACAGCAGTGTCACCAGGGCCGCAATCAGCAGGATGTAGATCAACGGACTCTTGAACTGGTGCAGCAGGATCTGCAGACGGCTGATCTTTTCCTCATCAGCCAGCTTGTTTAGACCATACTGAGCCAGGCGGTTTTGGGCCTCCAGACTGCTGAGACCGGTTTCGGTACTTTGCAACGTGTCAAGGGTCTGTTGGTGTTCCTGTTGGTACCATTCCATTTGAGTTCTCTCCATGCGGTGCGAGGTTACTATTCAACGGTAGGACGGAGTTGTACGAAACAGGCTTTGCCTGACGGAATATCTCGCTAAAACGGCCAGTAATGGGGGATTAAAAAAGTGGCCAGCAACCAGAACATAATGTTGAGCGGAGCACCCACACATGGAGGTGCCCACCAGGGTGCAAACCCCGCCGAACATGGAGGCAAAGGAGAGCGGCATCAATAGTCGTCCCGGCCCTAGATTGCAGTCCTTGGCAATGGTCAGGGCCACCGGCAGGATGATCATGGCTGTCAAGTCAACCGGCAACTTCTCGGTGGCAAACAGAATCATGGCAGAGAGGGCCAGTCCCAGTACAAGGATCATTTCAAGGGTCATGGTTAATTATCTCAGAATTTATCCGGTTTTTATTCCGTTTCGCTGCATTTAAGAAATATATCGCGTTTTTTTCAGTATAAAAATCCTGCTGTTTAATTTTAAAAAGCCGAATCCCAGCGCTTGCTGAGCCGGATGGCCGAGTTGATCAACCCCACCATGCTGTAGGTCTGGACAAAGTTGCCCCACTGTTCACCGGTGCGCGGATCAATATGCTCTGCCAGCAACCCCAGTCGGTTTCGCTTCTTCAACAGATTTTCAAAAAGTGAGCGGGCTTCGTCCATTCTGCCTAGGGCCGCCAGGGCATGGATGTACCAGAAAGTGCAGACAATGAAGGCATTCTCCGGCTTACCAAAGTCATCGGCTTCCACATAACGGTAGACATAGTCACCCCGTTTCAGCTCTTTTTCAATGGCTGTCACCGTAGAGGCAAAGCAGGGGTCTTCAGCAGAAAGAAAACCCACGTCATGCAGCAATAGTAGGCTGGCATCCATGCTGTCCCCTTCAAACGATGCGGTAAAGGCCTGTTTTTCCTCGTTCCATGCCCGGCTGTAGATGACGGTGTACATCTGGTCAGCCTTCGTGCGCCAGTAGGTGGCCCGGTCCTGCAGGTTCAGTTGATTTGCGATCAGAGCCAGACGGTCACAGGCCGCCCAGCACATGACACTTGAAAAGGTGTGCACCCGCGCAGACCCACGCAGCTCCCACAGGCCGGCATCCGGTTGGTCGTACACCTGCAGGGCTGTTTCCCCCAGCGGTTCAAGCCGCTGAAAC
Above is a window of Trichlorobacter lovleyi SZ DNA encoding:
- the pal gene encoding peptidoglycan-associated lipoprotein Pal; translation: MKNVTRSFAVILAINVIIVSGCAKEDVVKKDEPMAQQQTLQQQTAQQPLPAAPKSEPAKPTDQLQNSTAKASAAVSLQTVYFDFDRSDLRQDSRDMLTKNAQALMKDLVDSKIKIEGHCDERGSDEYNLALGDRRAKAVATYLITLGVKQDRISTVSFGKEKPAMQGSDETAWSKNRRAEFVIVK
- a CDS encoding cation-translocating P-type ATPase, with the protein product MEWYQQEHQQTLDTLQSTETGLSSLEAQNRLAQYGLNKLADEEKISRLQILLHQFKSPLIYILLIAALVTLLLKEYIDSGVILAVVLLNAVIGYLQEFKAEESVRALKNLLVAKARVIRDGHEQEIPGTDLVPGDIVLLASGSRVPADLRLLHDIELRIDEAMLTGESLPADKTTAVLAETGLPPADQTNMAFMGTAVVNGRARGVVVATGARTILGTIAGEVRSIGQLKAPIQHKIEQFAHTIGLLVLGAAGLLFMIGLLLGETVKTMFMVAVAAAVATIPEGLPIVVTIAMAVGVARMAKHNAIIRKLPAVETLGSTTVICSDKTGTLTRNEMTVTNLYDGRQQYQISGTGYEPEGQVLLNGTAVTAASIPELALLQRIGLLCNESDVYEEEGRYKVDGDPTEGALITAAMKAGLQPELEKEQYGQLAMIPFESERGYMATLHQAGEQRLILLKGAPEQVLEMCATSPQQLAEITRVATAFAAQGMRVLAFAWKEAAPDQDALGHHDTASGLTFAGLQGMIDPPRPEAIEAIEGCKKAGIRVVMITGDHAVTAQAIGRQLGIIEQDDAVLTGRELEAMDDDALFEKVRSVSVFARVAPDHKLRITRQLIRHGQVVAMTGDGVNDAPALKAAHIGVAMGITGTDVAKEASDMVLTDDNFASIFSAVREGRIVFDNLRKVTFFLLPTGIASIISIIITMIMGMPIPYLPAQLLWINLVTNGLQDVAMAFEPGEKGILKRPPRNPLEGIMSRLLIQRTVLVGMVIALGVAWNYTTALQEGNTLENARTVAVTTMVFFQFFQAWNSRSEYDSIFRINPLGNPFLFYSMIAAVLAQLAFIYAPPLQWVFRTVPLTATEWVRVLAVAASVLVVVELDKWLRRRSA
- a CDS encoding SLC13 family permease, with the translated sequence MTLEMILVLGLALSAMILFATEKLPVDLTAMIILPVALTIAKDCNLGPGRLLMPLSFASMFGGVCTLVGTSMCGCSAQHYVLVAGHFFNPPLLAVLARYSVRQSLFRTTPSYR